A window of the Eubacterium sp. 1001713B170207_170306_E7 genome harbors these coding sequences:
- a CDS encoding MarR family transcriptional regulator: MPDNLHETLKAYYDFWFSCNALYEKWAKGQGITVNTLFVIYTVNEYRQDCNQRLICEKLMLPKQTVNTILEALTKKGIVQKKADPSDKRNKRIVFTQAGETYAGPLLKRLSTFEEKALGAMTPEQREDFTQNSQVMLARLEEALASDS, encoded by the coding sequence ATGCCGGATAATCTTCACGAAACCCTGAAGGCCTACTATGATTTCTGGTTCAGCTGCAATGCCCTGTACGAGAAATGGGCCAAGGGGCAGGGCATTACTGTCAACACCCTCTTTGTCATTTACACGGTCAACGAATACCGTCAGGACTGCAACCAGCGGCTGATCTGTGAGAAGCTGATGCTGCCAAAGCAGACTGTCAATACCATTTTAGAGGCGCTGACTAAAAAAGGGATCGTTCAGAAAAAGGCCGACCCGTCGGATAAGCGCAACAAGCGCATTGTCTTTACCCAGGCCGGTGAGACCTACGCGGGGCCGCTGCTGAAAAGGCTGAGCACCTTTGAGGAAAAGGCTCTGGGCGCAATGACGCCAGAGCAGCGGGAGGACTTCACCCAAAACAGCCAGGTTATGCTGGCGCGCCTGGAGGAGGCCCTGGCTTCTGATTCCTGA
- a CDS encoding DUF1659 domain-containing protein produces MATIQKNTESVGMKITVNHGEKDGKIVKSSKTYGDIKENVTDEAFMATAKAITGMQEPIREKQVKVTAEELVEIA; encoded by the coding sequence ATGGCAACCATTCAGAAAAACACCGAATCCGTGGGCATGAAGATCACCGTCAATCATGGCGAAAAGGACGGGAAAATCGTCAAGTCCTCAAAGACCTACGGCGACATCAAGGAGAACGTGACCGATGAGGCCTTTATGGCCACCGCCAAGGCCATCACCGGCATGCAGGAGCCTATCCGGGAAAAACAGGTGAAGGTGACGGCGGAGGAACTGGTTGAAATCGCATAG
- a CDS encoding DegT/DnrJ/EryC1/StrS family aminotransferase, producing the protein MTTSFFPAKPLGCYGDGGAVFTDDAELAALINSYKIHGKGSFKYDNVRIGVNSRLDTLQAAILQVKLKAFADTELEAVNHAAAQYTQALSGVVKTPGISEGFLSSWAQYTIMLSSASQRDALQATLKEQGIPTMIYYPKPMHEQTAFKDTPFIKGSCRVTERLCGRVLALPMHPYLTEEAIDMVASEIKKQI; encoded by the coding sequence ATCACCACCTCCTTTTTCCCGGCCAAGCCCTTAGGCTGCTACGGCGACGGTGGCGCTGTTTTTACCGACGACGCAGAGCTGGCAGCCCTCATCAATTCCTACAAGATTCACGGCAAGGGCAGCTTTAAGTATGACAATGTGCGCATCGGCGTCAACTCCCGGCTGGACACCCTCCAGGCCGCCATCCTTCAGGTCAAGCTCAAGGCCTTTGCCGATACTGAGCTGGAGGCCGTGAATCATGCGGCAGCCCAGTACACCCAGGCACTGAGCGGCGTGGTCAAAACACCAGGTATTTCCGAGGGCTTTTTATCCAGCTGGGCCCAGTACACCATCATGCTGTCATCAGCCAGCCAGCGTGACGCGCTGCAGGCGACGCTTAAGGAGCAGGGGATTCCGACCATGATCTATTATCCTAAGCCCATGCATGAGCAGACCGCTTTTAAGGATACGCCCTTTATCAAAGGCAGCTGTCGGGTGACCGAGCGGCTCTGCGGGCGAGTACTGGCGCTGCCCATGCACCCCTACCTGACAGAGGAAGCAATCGACATGGTAGCCTCTGAAATAAAAAAACAAATCTAA
- a CDS encoding acyl-CoA reductase, producing the protein MQNNLEPFKATDILYSIGDSDTLKEMLKAPPLKIFDERIMNFLNDLSRNILKNKAAKAYPDVMTFGFWCRRASIETLKKPYDPLEQSLGRGIAFHIAPSNVPVNFAYSMVVGLLAGNANIVRLPSKSFEQVEILIQAIAQTLEDEKHRSFKPYFLLVQYGHQDTITNLFSSVCDTRIIWGGDQTIKTIRRAPLKPRATEITFADRYSLAVIDAQAYLQADNKSAIAGAFYNDTYLTDQNACTSPRIVFWIGQESHKAREIFWEQLYQKVKADYTIQPVQAVGKRTSLMELAATHENTQVMETKDNRLIRIQIDQVEADLMQYRNHSGYFMECVIQKLEEMLPICNQSPCQTLSYYGPLKEKLMDFIFEYKPKGIDRVVPMGKTMDFELVWDGYDLIRCLSRIVK; encoded by the coding sequence ATGCAGAACAATTTAGAACCATTTAAAGCCACCGATATTTTATACAGCATTGGCGATTCAGACACACTGAAGGAAATGCTTAAAGCGCCGCCATTAAAGATATTTGATGAACGAATCATGAACTTTTTGAATGACTTATCGCGAAATATTTTAAAAAATAAAGCAGCCAAAGCCTATCCCGATGTGATGACCTTTGGTTTCTGGTGCCGAAGAGCCTCCATTGAAACCTTAAAAAAACCCTATGACCCTTTGGAACAATCTTTAGGACGGGGAATAGCCTTTCATATCGCACCGTCCAATGTTCCCGTAAATTTTGCCTACTCCATGGTGGTTGGTCTATTGGCAGGCAATGCGAATATTGTACGCCTGCCTTCAAAGTCCTTTGAGCAGGTTGAAATACTCATTCAGGCTATCGCCCAAACCCTGGAAGACGAAAAACACCGTTCGTTTAAGCCTTACTTTTTATTGGTTCAATACGGACACCAGGACACCATCACCAACCTTTTTTCCAGTGTTTGTGATACCCGCATCATCTGGGGCGGCGACCAGACCATAAAGACCATCCGCAGGGCACCGCTGAAGCCAAGAGCCACAGAGATTACCTTTGCAGACCGGTACTCCTTGGCAGTGATTGATGCCCAGGCCTATTTACAAGCCGACAATAAATCAGCCATCGCCGGTGCTTTTTATAACGATACTTATCTGACCGATCAGAATGCCTGCACATCGCCAAGAATTGTTTTCTGGATAGGACAAGAAAGCCATAAAGCCCGAGAAATCTTCTGGGAGCAGCTGTATCAGAAAGTCAAGGCAGACTACACTATCCAGCCCGTACAGGCCGTCGGCAAACGCACCAGCCTAATGGAACTGGCAGCCACCCATGAAAACACACAGGTGATGGAAACCAAAGATAACCGGCTTATTCGAATACAAATCGATCAGGTTGAAGCAGATTTGATGCAATACCGAAACCATTCAGGCTACTTTATGGAATGTGTCATTCAAAAACTCGAAGAAATGCTGCCAATCTGTAATCAGAGCCCGTGTCAAACCTTATCTTACTATGGACCTCTAAAAGAAAAACTGATGGATTTCATCTTTGAGTACAAACCAAAAGGAATTGACCGTGTAGTGCCCATGGGGAAGACCATGGACTTTGAACTGGTTTGGGATGGATATGATTTGATACGGTGTTTATCGCGGATTGTTAAGTAA
- a CDS encoding acyl-protein synthetase, with the protein MIDYEALLKTEPYGLDKAQKHKLMTTVQSELTQHHYRQCEAYRRMLDAMQFDPHAITDYEDIPFLPVSLFKTLTLRSIEEKDIFKTMTSSGTTGQAVSKIYLDRETASLQQKTLVKIVSSFTGTARMPMLIIDCPSVVKNRALFSARGAGILGFSLFGSKKAYALKDDMTLDIEGIQAFLEQHQGKPILLFGFTFMIWQHFYKELQKHPEYPIDLSKGILIHGGGWKKLINEAVTAEQFKARLEAVCGLKDVHDYYGMVEQTGCIYMECEAGHLHASVFSDVITRNALDFSKCSLEETGIIEVVSMLPRSYPGHCLLTEDEGVILGEDDCPCGRKGKYFKIHGRLKNAEVRGCSDTYAEQFRTI; encoded by the coding sequence ATGATTGATTACGAAGCTCTACTAAAAACTGAGCCCTATGGGCTTGACAAAGCTCAAAAGCACAAGCTGATGACCACGGTGCAAAGCGAACTGACCCAGCACCACTATCGACAGTGCGAAGCTTATCGCCGGATGCTTGATGCCATGCAGTTTGATCCCCATGCGATCACAGACTATGAGGACATTCCCTTTCTGCCCGTGAGCCTTTTTAAAACCTTGACACTGAGAAGCATTGAAGAAAAAGACATCTTCAAAACCATGACCTCCTCGGGAACTACCGGACAGGCTGTGTCCAAAATCTACCTCGATCGGGAAACTGCCAGCTTACAGCAGAAGACACTGGTCAAAATTGTCTCAAGCTTCACCGGCACAGCTAGAATGCCCATGCTGATCATCGACTGTCCTTCCGTGGTCAAAAACCGGGCCCTGTTTTCCGCTAGAGGCGCCGGGATTTTAGGCTTTTCACTCTTCGGTTCAAAAAAAGCCTACGCCTTAAAGGATGATATGACCCTCGATATCGAGGGCATACAGGCCTTTTTAGAACAGCATCAGGGCAAACCCATCTTGCTGTTTGGCTTTACCTTTATGATCTGGCAGCATTTTTATAAAGAGCTCCAAAAGCATCCTGAGTATCCAATTGATTTGTCGAAGGGCATTCTTATCCATGGCGGAGGCTGGAAAAAGCTCATAAATGAAGCCGTGACAGCCGAACAGTTTAAAGCGCGTTTAGAAGCCGTCTGCGGCTTAAAGGATGTTCATGATTACTACGGCATGGTCGAGCAGACCGGGTGCATCTATATGGAGTGCGAAGCCGGACACTTGCACGCCAGTGTATTTTCCGATGTCATTACACGAAACGCTCTTGATTTTTCAAAATGTTCCCTCGAAGAGACCGGTATTATCGAGGTGGTTTCAATGCTGCCCAGATCCTACCCGGGACATTGCCTCTTAACCGAGGATGAAGGCGTCATCTTAGGCGAGGATGACTGCCCCTGCGGGAGAAAAGGAAAATATTTTAAAATCCATGGTCGATTAAAAAACGCCGAAGTCAGGGGGTGCAGTGATACCTATGCAGAACAATTTAGAACCATTTAA
- a CDS encoding D-Ala-D-Ala carboxypeptidase family metallohydrolase — MKKIKRITAGTLALLCLLTSVLFAGNLMGAGTATEPDPPQTGTAAPETPEPPEPPDRPEPVPEQPAEEPSSQEPGEAEAPVMATAHFALEEYRCDCGGYCDGWPCEMEPELLEKIETLRCVFGRPVIITSGVRCEVRNTEVGGVAWSFHMRGCAADLYCPGVAVGELAEAAKDIGLNVLPYYAHGYIHVEI; from the coding sequence ATGAAAAAAATAAAAAGGATCACCGCGGGCACCCTGGCGCTGCTCTGCCTTTTGACCAGCGTCCTATTTGCGGGCAACCTCATGGGCGCCGGCACAGCCACTGAGCCGGACCCGCCCCAGACAGGCACAGCGGCGCCGGAAACGCCAGAACCGCCGGAACCGCCGGACAGGCCGGAGCCTGTCCCGGAGCAGCCAGCAGAGGAACCCTCCTCTCAGGAGCCGGGGGAAGCCGAAGCCCCGGTCATGGCCACTGCCCACTTTGCCCTGGAGGAATACCGGTGCGACTGCGGGGGCTACTGCGACGGCTGGCCCTGCGAAATGGAGCCGGAGCTTTTAGAGAAGATCGAAACCCTGCGCTGTGTTTTCGGCCGGCCTGTAATCATCACCTCGGGGGTGCGTTGTGAGGTGCGCAACACGGAGGTGGGCGGTGTGGCCTGGTCCTTTCACATGCGGGGCTGCGCGGCAGACCTCTACTGTCCCGGTGTGGCGGTGGGAGAGCTGGCCGAAGCGGCAAAGGACATCGGTTTAAACGTTCTGCCTTATTATGCCCACGGCTACATTCATGTTGAGATTTAA
- a CDS encoding DUF2922 domain-containing protein, with translation MAATTNKDLTITFQRTDGNTHKITIPDYKEGITDAEIRTGAQAIVDQGAFEPDGFALAKVVGAVKVDTIKTDVVIEGEGA, from the coding sequence ATGGCAGCAACAACCAACAAGGATTTAACCATCACGTTTCAGCGGACAGACGGAAATACCCATAAAATCACGATTCCGGATTACAAGGAGGGCATCACCGACGCCGAGATCAGGACCGGGGCCCAGGCCATCGTGGACCAGGGCGCCTTTGAGCCCGACGGCTTCGCCCTGGCCAAGGTGGTGGGCGCGGTAAAGGTCGACACCATCAAAACCGATGTGGTCATCGAGGGAGAAGGAGCATAA
- a CDS encoding phage antirepressor KilAC domain-containing protein, whose amino-acid sequence MKKDYLLKRVFKFDGVTSLRTLVIEWPVYDKLGEALHDAFGKPVTRRDVGFVGKDAADILEYRNASHAILRHVAPGDRTKRTVVDGAGRSQHMWIINEPGLYGLIFGSQMEDARRLGDFVKRVVLPSIQRYGAYMEPEVLARAETDDAARKTLFEALSSEKAHSRALLDELTEARPKIEFYDTIGGAENASSMGDTAKMLANAGFLNEDNDCPLGRNNLYRLLRRWGYLCSQPSSFNTPYAWCMEKGWFKVKEKRRILGGASVLETMVLVTGRGQAELLRLFHEKASLGEVAVHPCCYQAPGQVEQG is encoded by the coding sequence ATGAAAAAGGATTATTTGCTCAAGCGCGTTTTTAAATTTGACGGCGTCACCAGCCTGCGCACACTGGTCATCGAATGGCCGGTTTATGACAAGCTGGGCGAGGCGCTCCACGATGCCTTCGGAAAGCCGGTCACCCGCCGGGATGTGGGCTTTGTGGGCAAGGACGCGGCGGATATTCTGGAGTACCGCAACGCCTCCCACGCCATCCTGCGCCACGTGGCCCCCGGTGACCGTACGAAACGGACGGTCGTGGACGGCGCTGGCCGCAGCCAGCACATGTGGATCATCAACGAGCCGGGCCTATACGGGCTCATCTTCGGCAGCCAGATGGAGGATGCCCGCCGCCTGGGCGACTTTGTCAAGCGGGTGGTGCTGCCCTCCATCCAGCGTTACGGGGCCTATATGGAGCCCGAGGTGCTGGCGCGGGCAGAGACCGACGATGCGGCCCGAAAGACGCTGTTTGAGGCGCTGAGCAGCGAGAAGGCCCACAGCCGCGCCCTGCTGGACGAGCTGACCGAGGCCCGGCCCAAGATTGAGTTCTACGACACCATCGGCGGGGCCGAAAACGCCAGCTCCATGGGCGATACGGCCAAAATGCTGGCCAACGCAGGCTTTTTAAACGAGGATAACGACTGTCCCCTTGGCCGGAACAACCTGTACCGCCTGCTGCGCCGCTGGGGCTACCTCTGCTCTCAGCCCAGCAGCTTTAACACGCCCTACGCCTGGTGTATGGAAAAGGGCTGGTTTAAGGTGAAGGAGAAGCGCCGGATCCTGGGCGGCGCTTCGGTGCTCGAGACCATGGTGCTGGTGACGGGCAGGGGCCAGGCCGAGCTTTTAAGGCTTTTTCACGAGAAGGCCAGTCTGGGCGAGGTGGCGGTTCATCCGTGCTGCTATCAGGCCCCGGGCCAGGTGGAGCAGGGGTAA
- a CDS encoding radical SAM protein, with protein MRYEGRVFRPPSEAYSLIIQATVGCSHNKCRFCDMYKEKSFHVRPLEEVVEDLRQAREAYGPVGRIFLADGDALVRRFSDLEAILSAIREIFPECGRITSYGSPRSILIKTPEHLKQLRALGLEMIYMGLESGSDPVLTHVNKGETASEIIKAGQMVREAGMKLSVTAISGLGGKARWQEHAVKTAEALNAMNPEYIGLLTFRLEGQAPMIAEVERGEFQMLSPIEVAQETLLMLEHLDSPGSVFRSNHISNYINLAGTLNQDKPRMLAELHAALEGHVAFKSEEMRNWDLNFH; from the coding sequence ATGCGCTATGAAGGACGCGTATTCCGGCCGCCCAGCGAGGCCTACAGCCTGATCATCCAGGCCACGGTGGGGTGCAGCCATAACAAATGCCGTTTCTGCGATATGTATAAAGAAAAAAGCTTTCATGTCCGGCCACTGGAGGAAGTCGTCGAGGATCTGAGGCAGGCCCGGGAGGCTTACGGCCCTGTGGGCAGGATCTTCCTGGCCGACGGCGACGCTTTGGTTCGCCGTTTTTCCGATCTGGAGGCCATCCTGAGCGCCATCCGGGAAATCTTTCCAGAGTGCGGCCGGATCACCAGCTACGGCTCGCCCAGAAGTATTCTGATCAAAACGCCGGAGCATCTTAAACAGCTCAGAGCCCTGGGTCTTGAGATGATCTACATGGGCCTGGAATCCGGCAGCGATCCAGTGCTCACCCATGTGAACAAGGGTGAGACCGCCAGTGAGATCATCAAAGCGGGCCAGATGGTGCGTGAGGCCGGCATGAAGCTGTCCGTCACAGCCATCTCCGGCCTTGGCGGCAAAGCCCGGTGGCAGGAGCACGCGGTCAAAACAGCCGAAGCCCTGAACGCCATGAACCCCGAGTACATCGGCCTGCTCACCTTCCGGCTGGAGGGACAGGCGCCTATGATTGCCGAGGTCGAGCGCGGCGAATTCCAGATGCTCAGCCCCATCGAGGTCGCACAGGAGACCCTGCTGATGCTGGAGCACCTGGACAGCCCTGGCTCGGTGTTCCGTTCGAACCACATCTCAAATTATATCAACCTGGCCGGCACCCTGAACCAGGACAAGCCCCGGATGCTGGCCGAGCTGCACGCCGCCTTAGAGGGCCATGTGGCCTTTAAGAGTGAGGAAATGCGCAATTGGGACTTAAATTTTCATTAA
- a CDS encoding sigma-70 family RNA polymerase sigma factor — protein sequence MQERQKREDYTALDALVRRAQQGDRSAMEGLLLAFKPMLWSVISRYVYDNSEYEDAYQEACAAFIQGVRDFALEARVYFQTFMQRRLSHYFLKRREGRFNASLTGAVSLDTPVEGADGAVALIELILDERADVEGACVASEQRAACLRAFRRLSPGQKQVLRWQYLEKGTLSELAARKGVSPAAVTQTHKRALAAMKRHL from the coding sequence TTGCAGGAAAGACAAAAGAGAGAAGATTACACAGCGCTGGACGCGCTGGTCCGGCGTGCCCAGCAGGGGGACCGTTCAGCCATGGAGGGGCTGCTGCTGGCCTTTAAGCCCATGCTCTGGTCAGTGATCAGCCGCTATGTTTACGACAATTCAGAGTACGAGGACGCCTATCAGGAGGCCTGTGCGGCTTTCATTCAGGGGGTACGGGATTTTGCCCTGGAGGCCCGGGTCTACTTCCAGACCTTTATGCAGCGGCGGCTGTCCCATTATTTTTTAAAACGGCGGGAGGGGCGGTTTAACGCCTCGCTGACAGGAGCCGTGTCCCTGGATACCCCGGTGGAGGGCGCCGACGGCGCCGTGGCGCTCATCGAGCTGATCCTGGATGAGCGGGCCGACGTCGAGGGAGCCTGCGTGGCCTCGGAGCAGCGTGCGGCATGCCTGCGCGCCTTCAGGAGGCTGTCCCCCGGGCAGAAGCAGGTGCTGCGGTGGCAGTATCTGGAAAAGGGGACCCTCTCCGAGCTGGCGGCGCGAAAAGGGGTGAGCCCGGCAGCGGTCACCCAGACCCACAAACGGGCTCTGGCGGCAATGAAGCGGCATTTATGA
- a CDS encoding L-lactate dehydrogenase has protein sequence MINRKVAIIGAGFTGASIAYALTMKDLADEIILIDQNKKVAQGEALDIRHGISFMGTAYIREGDYQDCKNCHLIIITAGRNRRPGETRLDLVDENLQIVKKVCDQIQPYYTNSVIMMITNPVDIITTFVTNYLKIPEGRVFSTGCLLDTSRLLSQVADYVGLKTETIRGFIAGEHGEGQVPVWSRFSVAGEPIEEYCANTGIIWNHAIKENIQERVRQMGATIIADKGRTHYGIATCVCALADAILNRRATVSCVSSVLKGEYGVSGIALSVPSIIDGNGVQKRLVEQWTSDEINQFRESAEHLKNQAQKINEDKK, from the coding sequence ATGATCAACCGAAAAGTTGCCATTATTGGCGCAGGCTTCACGGGGGCCTCCATCGCTTACGCCCTCACAATGAAAGATTTAGCCGATGAAATTATTTTAATTGACCAAAATAAAAAAGTCGCGCAGGGTGAAGCTTTGGATATTCGACATGGAATTTCCTTCATGGGAACTGCTTATATACGCGAAGGAGATTACCAAGATTGCAAAAACTGTCATCTGATCATTATCACTGCTGGTCGTAATAGGCGACCAGGCGAAACAAGACTGGACTTAGTTGATGAAAACCTTCAAATTGTCAAAAAAGTCTGTGATCAGATACAGCCCTATTACACGAACAGCGTTATCATGATGATCACGAATCCAGTGGATATCATTACCACTTTTGTCACTAATTACTTAAAGATTCCGGAAGGTCGTGTCTTTAGTACCGGGTGCTTATTAGATACTTCCCGATTGCTGAGCCAGGTAGCCGATTATGTTGGCTTAAAAACAGAAACCATCCGTGGCTTTATTGCTGGAGAACATGGTGAGGGACAGGTGCCTGTCTGGAGCCGCTTTTCAGTGGCAGGAGAACCCATTGAGGAATATTGTGCGAATACAGGCATTATCTGGAATCACGCTATCAAGGAGAACATTCAGGAGCGCGTAAGGCAGATGGGAGCGACCATTATCGCCGATAAAGGTCGCACACATTACGGCATCGCAACCTGTGTGTGCGCCTTGGCAGATGCGATATTAAATCGTCGGGCAACCGTTTCATGCGTTTCGAGTGTGCTGAAAGGTGAGTATGGCGTCAGCGGTATTGCGTTGAGTGTTCCTTCTATTATTGATGGCAACGGTGTTCAAAAAAGACTGGTTGAGCAATGGACATCTGATGAAATAAACCAATTTCGGGAAAGTGCAGAACACTTAAAAAATCAGGCACAAAAGATAAATGAGGACAAAAAATGA
- a CDS encoding MATE family efflux transporter: MKAQAIDKKFFKFVLPSMFTMFLNGLYTIVDGFFVGHAVGDVGLAGIGLVWPITAVLIALGMGIGVGGSVLMSTARGAGCDENADAARANTLMLLAAASVLLTLLLVLVNPALVYALGARGAVYDAALAYIRIIALGGSMQILASGLIPMIRNSHKTIQAMVIMGTGLVCNIILDACFTMVIPMGLAGAALATITAQSLTVAGSLFCLLRDREHPVRRSHFRLQKRMMAKMLKIGVSPFGLSLMPSVITVYNNLQCLAYGGDLAVSAYAVINYFIGSVLLLLEGVGEGIQPLVSYASGAGDYAAMKRLKNKGLAAVLVFSALFLVACVPAVSLLPGFFGTSAQTADIIRTALPILGLAFPMMGLGKLFSSYFYACGETLYSTLLVYLDPVLFTPLCIFILPRLFGLSGVWMALPGAQVLVMAVLLVLWCLHSSALKSREAGYAG, encoded by the coding sequence ATGAAAGCGCAAGCCATTGATAAAAAGTTTTTTAAATTTGTCCTGCCCTCCATGTTTACCATGTTCTTAAACGGGCTGTATACCATTGTAGACGGCTTTTTCGTAGGGCACGCGGTAGGCGATGTGGGGCTGGCGGGCATCGGCCTTGTATGGCCCATCACAGCGGTGCTCATCGCCCTGGGCATGGGCATCGGCGTGGGCGGCTCGGTGCTGATGTCCACAGCGCGGGGCGCCGGGTGTGACGAAAACGCCGACGCGGCGCGGGCCAATACCCTGATGCTGCTGGCCGCGGCCAGCGTGCTGCTCACCCTGCTTCTGGTCCTGGTGAACCCGGCGCTCGTATACGCCCTGGGAGCCAGAGGCGCGGTGTACGACGCGGCCCTGGCCTATATCCGTATTATCGCCCTCGGCGGCAGCATGCAGATACTGGCCTCGGGCCTGATCCCCATGATCCGCAACAGCCATAAAACCATCCAGGCCATGGTGATCATGGGCACGGGCCTTGTCTGCAATATTATTCTGGACGCCTGCTTTACCATGGTCATTCCCATGGGGCTGGCCGGCGCGGCCCTGGCCACCATTACGGCCCAGTCGCTGACCGTGGCCGGGAGCCTGTTCTGCCTGCTGAGGGACCGGGAGCACCCTGTCCGCAGAAGCCATTTCCGCCTGCAGAAGCGCATGATGGCCAAAATGCTGAAGATTGGCGTGTCGCCCTTTGGCCTGTCGCTGATGCCGTCGGTGATCACAGTCTACAACAATCTGCAGTGTCTGGCCTACGGCGGCGACCTGGCCGTATCGGCCTACGCGGTCATCAATTATTTTATCGGCTCGGTGCTGCTGCTGCTGGAGGGCGTGGGCGAGGGCATACAGCCCCTGGTCAGCTACGCCAGCGGCGCGGGGGACTACGCGGCCATGAAACGGCTTAAAAACAAAGGGCTGGCGGCCGTGCTTGTTTTTTCGGCCCTGTTTCTGGTCGCCTGTGTGCCGGCCGTAAGCCTGCTGCCCGGCTTTTTCGGCACCTCGGCCCAGACCGCGGACATCATCCGCACCGCCCTGCCCATTCTGGGGCTGGCCTTTCCGATGATGGGCCTGGGCAAGCTGTTCAGCTCCTATTTTTACGCCTGCGGCGAGACCCTGTACTCCACGCTGCTGGTCTATCTGGACCCGGTGCTGTTCACGCCTTTGTGTATTTTTATCCTGCCCCGGCTCTTTGGGCTCTCTGGGGTGTGGATGGCCCTTCCGGGCGCTCAGGTCCTGGTGATGGCCGTGCTTCTGGTGCTGTGGTGCCTGCACAGCAGCGCGCTGAAAAGCAGGGAGGCCGGGTATGCCGGATAA
- a CDS encoding restriction endonuclease subunit S, whose product MNYLNELLGFYHWLSAHPLPGLLHAYWHLLMYYNNKSARPDVSGSWYWPVAFKVPNSVVMAWLGLDDRRKVMRQRSKLIEAGLVTYEKDTGNRAGWYRMVPFDRGLAPGWAQLEKQKERTQVWTQTSPQSGHTGGLFINNALNHKHASLYGSIPDHGAAPSPEAAMEAMKRNVNSVFGTDIFKLEEE is encoded by the coding sequence TTGAATTACCTGAACGAGCTTCTGGGGTTTTACCACTGGCTTTCGGCCCACCCGCTGCCCGGGCTGCTCCACGCCTACTGGCACCTGCTCATGTATTATAACAACAAGAGCGCCCGGCCCGATGTGTCCGGCAGCTGGTACTGGCCTGTGGCCTTTAAGGTGCCCAACTCTGTGGTCATGGCCTGGCTGGGCCTTGACGACCGCCGCAAGGTGATGCGACAGCGAAGCAAGCTCATTGAGGCCGGTCTGGTGACCTACGAGAAGGACACCGGCAACCGGGCAGGCTGGTACCGGATGGTCCCCTTTGACAGGGGGCTGGCGCCCGGGTGGGCGCAGCTCGAGAAACAAAAGGAGCGGACACAGGTATGGACACAAACCAGTCCCCAAAGCGGGCACACAGGCGGACTGTTTATAAACAATGCTTTAAACCATAAGCATGCTTCTCTGTATGGTAGTATTCCTGACCACGGCGCGGCTCCCAGCCCGGAGGCTGCCATGGAGGCCATGAAGCGCAACGTGAACAGTGTATTTGGAACGGATATTTTTAAGCTTGAAGAGGAATGA